The proteins below are encoded in one region of Pleuronectes platessa chromosome 14, fPlePla1.1, whole genome shotgun sequence:
- the LOC128456301 gene encoding putative nuclease HARBI1 isoform X2, with product MAARRNALETMEDRELIKRYRLNREGIQLVVDLVRDAITSPTNRNNPISPEIKCLVTLRYLATGKMQLCNADDLAISQPSVSRAINQTINALARPHIIQQFIRFPLDIQQLHRIKANFMAIAGMPGVVGAIDGTHIKIIAPSKDEDVFVNRKKVHSINTQVVFDANFNILDVVAKWPGATHDSRILMEGGLRQLFERHHVPVGCHLLGDSGYPCKTWLLTPYLNPQPGAQLKYNIAHKHTRNVVERGIGQMKRRFHVLHGEIRLTPERASTVITVCAILHNLCKRRNIPQPDDDDDEEDDDPDDDDDGARQHDNEFGRVEPSGLAFRDHFVNTHFSELVPAAGGRGEPVGAPRGRVGRERGGRGRAVRGGAAGRGRAGRGRARRGRRGRAV from the exons ATGGCTGCGAGACGAAATGCTTTGGAGACAATGGAAGACCGTGAGTTAATCAAGAGATATAGGCTAAATCGTGAGGGTATTCAACTTGTTGTGGACTTAGTGCGGGATGCAATAACATCCCCGACTAACAGGAATAATCCCATTAGTCCcgaaataaaatgtttagtaACACTACGTTATTTAGCAACAGGGAAAATGCAACTTTGCAATGCCGACGATTTAGCAATATCACAACCATCAGTCAGCCGTGCCATAAACCAAACTATCAACGCGCTAGCTAGACCACATATCATCCAACAGTTTATCCGGTTTCCTTTGGACATTCAACAATTACACAGGATCAAAGCCAACTTCATGGCGATTGCAGGTATGCCCGGTGTGGTCGGTGCTATTGACGGGACGCACATAAAAATAATTGCTCCATCAAAAGATGAGGACGTGTTCGTCAATAGGAAGAAAGTGCATTCCATCAACACGCAGGTTGTTTTTGATGCAAATTTCAACATACTGGATGTTGTTGCAAAGTGGCCTGGAGCTACCCATGATTCGCGCATTTTAATGGAGGGCGGTCTGAGGCAGCTTTTTGAGAGGCACCATGTACCAGTTGGGTGTCACTTGCTGGGTGACAGTGGCTATCCCTGCAAGACGTGGCTTTTGACACCCTACCTCAATCCACAACCGGGAGCACAGCTAAAGTATAACAT agcacacaaacatacacgaaATGTTGTGGAGAGAGGAATTGGGCAGATGAAACGTCGGTTTCATGTACTCCACGGCGAAATACGCCTCACCCCAGAGAGGGCAAGCACAGTCATCACTGTATGTGCCATTCTACACAACCTCTGCAAGCGGAGGAACATTCCACAGCCagacgatgatgacgatgaagagGACGATGAccccgatgatgatgatgatggcgctCGACAACATGACAATGAATTTGGCCGTGTGGAACCGAGTGGACTGGCATTTAGGGATCACTTTGTGAATACACATTTTAG TGAACTGGtaccagcagcaggagggagaggagagccaGTGGGTGCACCAAGAGGGAGAGTTGGAAGAGAAAGgggtggaagaggaagagctgtgAGAGGAG GTGCtgctggaagaggaagagctggcAGAGGAAGGGCTaggagggggagaagaggaagagctgtgtga
- the LOC128456301 gene encoding putative nuclease HARBI1 isoform X1 → MAARRNALETMEDRELIKRYRLNREGIQLVVDLVRDAITSPTNRNNPISPEIKCLVTLRYLATGKMQLCNADDLAISQPSVSRAINQTINALARPHIIQQFIRFPLDIQQLHRIKANFMAIAGMPGVVGAIDGTHIKIIAPSKDEDVFVNRKKVHSINTQVVFDANFNILDVVAKWPGATHDSRILMEGGLRQLFERHHVPVGCHLLGDSGYPCKTWLLTPYLNPQPGAQLKYNIAHKHTRNVVERGIGQMKRRFHVLHGEIRLTPERASTVITVCAILHNLCKRRNIPQPDDDDDEEDDDPDDDDDGARQHDNEFGRVEPSGLAFRDHFVNTHFSELVPAAGGRGEPVGAPRGRVGRERGGRGRAVRGGAAGKGRAVRGGAAGRGRAGRGRARRGRRGRAV, encoded by the exons ATGGCTGCGAGACGAAATGCTTTGGAGACAATGGAAGACCGTGAGTTAATCAAGAGATATAGGCTAAATCGTGAGGGTATTCAACTTGTTGTGGACTTAGTGCGGGATGCAATAACATCCCCGACTAACAGGAATAATCCCATTAGTCCcgaaataaaatgtttagtaACACTACGTTATTTAGCAACAGGGAAAATGCAACTTTGCAATGCCGACGATTTAGCAATATCACAACCATCAGTCAGCCGTGCCATAAACCAAACTATCAACGCGCTAGCTAGACCACATATCATCCAACAGTTTATCCGGTTTCCTTTGGACATTCAACAATTACACAGGATCAAAGCCAACTTCATGGCGATTGCAGGTATGCCCGGTGTGGTCGGTGCTATTGACGGGACGCACATAAAAATAATTGCTCCATCAAAAGATGAGGACGTGTTCGTCAATAGGAAGAAAGTGCATTCCATCAACACGCAGGTTGTTTTTGATGCAAATTTCAACATACTGGATGTTGTTGCAAAGTGGCCTGGAGCTACCCATGATTCGCGCATTTTAATGGAGGGCGGTCTGAGGCAGCTTTTTGAGAGGCACCATGTACCAGTTGGGTGTCACTTGCTGGGTGACAGTGGCTATCCCTGCAAGACGTGGCTTTTGACACCCTACCTCAATCCACAACCGGGAGCACAGCTAAAGTATAACAT agcacacaaacatacacgaaATGTTGTGGAGAGAGGAATTGGGCAGATGAAACGTCGGTTTCATGTACTCCACGGCGAAATACGCCTCACCCCAGAGAGGGCAAGCACAGTCATCACTGTATGTGCCATTCTACACAACCTCTGCAAGCGGAGGAACATTCCACAGCCagacgatgatgacgatgaagagGACGATGAccccgatgatgatgatgatggcgctCGACAACATGACAATGAATTTGGCCGTGTGGAACCGAGTGGACTGGCATTTAGGGATCACTTTGTGAATACACATTTTAG TGAACTGGtaccagcagcaggagggagaggagagccaGTGGGTGCACCAAGAGGGAGAGTTGGAAGAGAAAGgggtggaagaggaagagctgtgAGAGGAGGTGCAGCTGGGAAAGGAAGAGCTGTGAGAGGAGGTGCtgctggaagaggaagagctggcAGAGGAAGGGCTaggagggggagaagaggaagagctgtgtga
- the mmadhcb gene encoding metabolism of cobalamin associated Db gives MASVLCRRARLVSYLPGLHVLVHRVAGARAFSAAGSSGSDEPHVAITLSDMGLRTVWPDESMGPFGPQDQRFQLPGNVGFECHMEGITKQKESLSHKMVPDVLSSLSSSERHEFILAQVIVDFDKDVPASSQSVSRAEQYFDNSSVECAIQSCPELLQKDFQSMFPEAPSSGMMVVTVTQKTKNDMTSWCADVEEEREKMLSKFVDGAQEICCALLKEGFWADFIDPSSGLAFFGSYTNNTLFETDDRYRHLGFQIEDLGCCRMIRHTLWGTHVFVGTIFTDAPPSSFIMKKLQGS, from the exons aTGGCCAGT GTGCTGTGCCGTAGAGCCAGGCTGGTCAGTTACCTCCCAGGACTTCACGTGCTAGTGCATCGTGTGGCAGGAGCCAGAGccttctctgctgctggttcctcagGCTCTGATGAACCACACGTAGCCATCACTCTATCTGATATGG GACTGCGGACAGTGTGGCCTGATGAGAGCATGGGGCCTTTTGGGCCCCAGGACCAGCGCTTCCAGCTGCCTGGTAATGTAGGCTTTGAATGCCACATGGAAGGAATAACAAAGCAGAAGGAGAGTCTGTCACACAAGATGGTCCCTGATGTGCTGTCATCCCTGTCCAGTAGTGAGAGACATGAGTTCATACTGGCCCAGGTCATTGTAGACTTT GACAAAGATGTCCCAGCCTCTTCTCAGAGTGTCAGTAGAGCTGAACAGTACTTTGATAATTCCAGTGTGGAGTGTGCTATACAGTCCTGTCCTGAGCTACTACAGAAAG ATTTCCAGTCCATGTTTCCTGAGGCTCCATCCTCTGGTATGATGGTGGTGACAGTTACCCAGAAGACCAAGAATGATATGACATCATGGTGTGCTGAtgttgaggaggagagagagaagatgctTAGCAAG TTCGTGGATGGAGCCCAGGAGATCTGCTGTGCGCTGCTAAAAGAAGGATTCTGGGCAGACTTTATCGACCCTTCCTCAGGCCTGGCG TTCTTTGGCTCGTACACCAACAACACACTGTTTGAGACCGATGACCGGTACCGTCACCTGGGTTTCCAGATCGAGGACCTAGGCTGCTGCAGAATGATCAGACACACTCTGTGGGGGACACACGTTTTTGTGGGGACAATATTCACAGACGCACCACCCAGCAGCTTTATTATGAAGAAGCTTCAGGGGAGCTGA